A single Eubalaena glacialis isolate mEubGla1 chromosome 18, mEubGla1.1.hap2.+ XY, whole genome shotgun sequence DNA region contains:
- the SMPD3 gene encoding sphingomyelin phosphodiesterase 3, with protein sequence MVLYTTPFPNSCLSALHAVSWALIFPCYWLVDRLLASFIPTTYEKRQRADDPCYLQLLCTVLFTPVYLALLVASLPFALLGFLLWSTLQSARRPYVYSRLEDKGPAGGAALLSEWKGTGPGKSFCFATANLCLLPDSLARLNNVFNTQARAKEIGQRIRNGASRPQIKIYIDSPTNTSISAASFSSLVSPQGSDGVARAVPGSIKRTASVEYKGDGGRHPSDEAANGLASGDPADGGSLEDACIVRIGGDEGGRPPEAVDPPAGGQARNGAGGGPRGQTPNQSQRDGDSGSLGSPSASRESLVKARAGADGGGGEPGANSKLPYKASVAKKAAVRRRRHPDEAFDHEVSAFFPANLDFLCLQEVFDKRAAAKLKDQLHGYFEYILYDVGVYGCHGCCSFKCLNSGLFFASRYPIMDVAYHCYPNGRSSDSLASKGALYLKVQVGNTPHDQRIVGYISCTHLHALPEDSDIRCEQLNMLQDWLADFRKSTSSSSAANPEELVAFDVVCGDFNFDNCSSDDKLEQQHPLFTRYKDPCRLGPGEEKPWAIGTLLDKDGLYDEEVCTPDNLQKVLESEEGRREYLAFPTSKSPGGGQKGRKELLKGNGRRIDYMLHGEEGLCPDWKAEVEEFSFITQLSGLTDHLPVAMRLMVSAGEEEA encoded by the exons ATGGTTTTGTACACGACCCCCTTTCCCAACAGCTGTCTGTCTGCCCTGCACGCCGTGTCCTGGGCCCTCATCTTCCCATGCTACTGGCTGGTGGACCGGCTCCTGGCCTCCTTCATACCCACCACCTACGAGAAGCGCCAGCGGGCGGATGACCCGTGCTACCTCCAGCTGCTCTGCACAGTGCTCTTCACGCCCGTCTACCTGGCCCTCCTGGTCGCCTCGCTGCCCTTTGCGCTCCTTGGGTTCCTCCTCTGGTCCACCCTGCAGTCGGCCCGCCGGCCCTACGTCTACTCCCGGCTGGAGGACAAGGGCCCAGCCGGCGGGGCGGCCCTGCTCAGTGAATGGAAGGGTACGGGTCCTGGCAAAAGCTTCTGCTTCGCCACTGCCAACCTCTGCCTCCTCCCGGACTCGCTGGCCAGGCTCAACAACGTTTTCAACACCCAAGCCCGGGCCAAAGAAATCGGCCAGAGAATCCGCAACGGGGCCAGTAGGCCCCAGATCAAAATCTACATCGACTCACCCACCAACACCTCCATCAGCGCGGCCAGCTTCAGCAGCCTGGTGTCACCGCAGGGCAGTGATGGCGTGGCCCGGGCCGTCCCTGGGAGCATTAAGAGGACGGCCTCTGTGGAGTACAAGGGTGATGGTGGGCGTCACCCTAGCGATGAGGCTGCCAACGGCCTGGCCTCCGGGGACCCAGCTGACGGCGGCAGCCTTGAGGACGCCTGCATCGTGCGCATCGGTGGCGACGAGGGGGGCCGGCCCCCCGAAGCCGTCGACCCCCCCGCTGGGGGCCAGGCCAGGAACGGGGCTGGTGGGGGCCCACGGGGCCAGACGCCTAACCAGAGTCAGCGGGATGGGGACTCGGGGAGCCTGGGCAGCCCCTCGGCCTCCAGGGAGTCCCTGGTGAAGGCGCGGGCCGGGGCCGACGGCGGCGGTGGGGAGCCAGGCGCCAACAGCAAGCTCCCGTACAAGGCCTCGGTGGCAAAGAAGGCAGCCGTGCGCAGGAGGCGCCACCCGGACGAGGCTTTTGACCACGAGGTCTCAGCCTTCTTTCCCGCCAACCTGGACTTCCTGTGCCTGCAGGAGGTGTTTGACAAGCGGGCGGCCGCCAAGTTGAAAGACCAGCTGCACGGCTACTTTGAGTACATCCTCTATGACGTCGGGGTCTATGGCTGCCACGGCTGCTGCAGCTTCAAGTGTCTCAACAGCGGCCTCTTCTTTGCCAGCCGCTACCCCATCATGGACGTGGCCTATCACTGTTACCCCAACGGGCGGTCCTCCGACAGCCTGGCCTCGAAGGGAGCTCTGTATCTCAAG GTGCAGGTAGGAAATACACCTCACGACCAAAGAATTGTCGGGTACATCTCCTGCACACACCTGCACGCCCTGCCAG AGGACAGTGACATCCGGTGTGAGCAGCTGAACATGCTTCAGGACTGGCTGGCTGATTTCCGAAAATCTACCTCCTCGTCCAGCGCAGCCAACCCCGAGGAGCTGGTGGCGTTTGACGTCGTCTGCGGAGATTTTAACTTTGACAACTGCTCCTCTG ACGACAAGCTGGAGCAGCAGCACCCCCTGTTTACACGTTACAAGGACCCCTGCcgcctggggcctggggaggagaAGCCGTGGGCAATCG GTACCCTATTGGACAAGGACGGTCTCTACGACGAGGAAGTGTGCACCCCTGACAATCTGCAAAA GGTCCTGGAGAGCGAGGAAGGTCGTCGCGAGTACCTCGCTTTCCCCACCAGCAAGAGCCCCGGGGGAGGCCAGAAGGGACGCAAAGAGCTGCTGAAGGGCAACGGCAGGCGCATTGACTACATGCTGCACGGGGAGGAGGGGCTGTGCCCAGACTGGAAGGCC GAGGTGGAAGAATTCAGTTTCATCACCCAGCTGTCAGGCCTGACAGACCACCTCCCGGTGGCCATGCGACTGATGGTGTCtgcgggggaggaggaggcatAA